In one Balaenoptera acutorostrata chromosome 5, mBalAcu1.1, whole genome shotgun sequence genomic region, the following are encoded:
- the UCP1 gene encoding mitochondrial brown fat uncoupling protein 1 isoform X3, producing the protein MLGLTASDAPPTVAVTIFSAGVAAGVADVITFPLDTAIVRLQVQCECQTSSAVRYKSVLGTITTLAKTRGPMKLYNGLPAGLQRQISFASLRISLYESIQEFFTTGKESNLGSRVSAGLTNGGVAVFIGQPTEVVKVRLQAPSSLHGPKPRYTGTYNAYRIIATTEGLMGLWKDDVPCHFVSAVIAGFCTTVLSSPVDVVKTRSVNCLPGRYTSVSDCAMLMLTKEGPSAFFKGFVPSFL; encoded by the exons ATGCTGGGACTCACAGCCTCAGACGCGCCCCCGACCGTGGCGGTCACGATCTTCTCGGCTGGAGTGGCGGCCGGCGTGGCGGATGTGATCACCTTCCCGCTGGACACGGCCATAGTCCGGCTACAG GTCCAATGCGAATGCCAGACCTCCAGTGCTGTTAGGTATAAAAGTGTCCTGGGAACAATCACCACTCTGGCAAAAACAAGAGGGCCAATGAAACTCTACAACGGGCTGCCTGCTGGCCTCCAGAGACAAATAAGCTTTGCCTCTCTTAGGATCAGCCTCTATGAAAGCATCCAGGAGTTCTTCACCACAGGGAAAGAAAGTAA TTTAGGAAGCAGGGTCTCAGCGGGCCTAACGAATGGCGGCGTGGCCGTGTTCATTGGGCAACCCACAGAGGTAGTGAAGGTCAGACTTCAAGCGCCAAGCAGTCTACATGGTCCCAAACCTCGCTACACTGGGACTTACAATGCTTACAGAATTATAGCAACAACAGAAGGCTTGATGGGGCTTTGGAAAG ATGATGTACCCTGTCACTTTGTGTCCGCTGTTATCGCTGGATTTTGCACAACGGTTCTGTCCTCTCCAGTGGATGTGGTGAAAACCAGGTCTGTTAACTGTCTACCGGGACGGTACACAAGTGTGTCCGACTGCGCAATGTTGATGCTCACTAAGGAAGGACCATCGGCTTTTTTCAAAGG ATTTGTACCTTCCTTCTTGTGA
- the UCP1 gene encoding mitochondrial brown fat uncoupling protein 1 isoform X4 produces the protein MLGLTASDAPPTVAVTIFSAGVAAGVADVITFPLDTAIVRLQVQCECQTSSAVRYKSVLGTITTLAKTRGPMKLYNGLPAGLQRQISFASLRISLYESIQEFFTTGKESSTPNLTRIVIISYTELVTYDLMKEALVKNNYISDDVPCHFVSAVIAGFCTTVLSSPVDVVKTRSVNCLPGRYTSVSDCAMLMLTKEGPSAFFKGFVPSFL, from the exons ATGCTGGGACTCACAGCCTCAGACGCGCCCCCGACCGTGGCGGTCACGATCTTCTCGGCTGGAGTGGCGGCCGGCGTGGCGGATGTGATCACCTTCCCGCTGGACACGGCCATAGTCCGGCTACAG GTCCAATGCGAATGCCAGACCTCCAGTGCTGTTAGGTATAAAAGTGTCCTGGGAACAATCACCACTCTGGCAAAAACAAGAGGGCCAATGAAACTCTACAACGGGCTGCCTGCTGGCCTCCAGAGACAAATAAGCTTTGCCTCTCTTAGGATCAGCCTCTATGAAAGCATCCAGGAGTTCTTCACCACAGGGAAAGAAA gTTCTACTCCGAATCTGACAAGAATTGTCATCATCAGCTATACAGAGCTAGTAACGTATGACCTAATGAAGGAGGCCCTTGTGAAAAACAATTA CATTTCAGATGATGTACCCTGTCACTTTGTGTCCGCTGTTATCGCTGGATTTTGCACAACGGTTCTGTCCTCTCCAGTGGATGTGGTGAAAACCAGGTCTGTTAACTGTCTACCGGGACGGTACACAAGTGTGTCCGACTGCGCAATGTTGATGCTCACTAAGGAAGGACCATCGGCTTTTTTCAAAGG ATTTGTACCTTCCTTCTTGTGA
- the UCP1 gene encoding mitochondrial brown fat uncoupling protein 1 isoform X1 translates to MLGLTASDAPPTVAVTIFSAGVAAGVADVITFPLDTAIVRLQVQCECQTSSAVRYKSVLGTITTLAKTRGPMKLYNGLPAGLQRQISFASLRISLYESIQEFFTTGKESNLGSRVSAGLTNGGVAVFIGQPTEVVKVRLQAPSSLHGPKPRYTGTYNAYRIIATTEGLMGLWKGSTPNLTRIVIISYTELVTYDLMKEALVKNNYISDDVPCHFVSAVIAGFCTTVLSSPVDVVKTRSVNCLPGRYTSVSDCAMLMLTKEGPSAFFKGFVPSFL, encoded by the exons ATGCTGGGACTCACAGCCTCAGACGCGCCCCCGACCGTGGCGGTCACGATCTTCTCGGCTGGAGTGGCGGCCGGCGTGGCGGATGTGATCACCTTCCCGCTGGACACGGCCATAGTCCGGCTACAG GTCCAATGCGAATGCCAGACCTCCAGTGCTGTTAGGTATAAAAGTGTCCTGGGAACAATCACCACTCTGGCAAAAACAAGAGGGCCAATGAAACTCTACAACGGGCTGCCTGCTGGCCTCCAGAGACAAATAAGCTTTGCCTCTCTTAGGATCAGCCTCTATGAAAGCATCCAGGAGTTCTTCACCACAGGGAAAGAAAGTAA TTTAGGAAGCAGGGTCTCAGCGGGCCTAACGAATGGCGGCGTGGCCGTGTTCATTGGGCAACCCACAGAGGTAGTGAAGGTCAGACTTCAAGCGCCAAGCAGTCTACATGGTCCCAAACCTCGCTACACTGGGACTTACAATGCTTACAGAATTATAGCAACAACAGAAGGCTTGATGGGGCTTTGGAAAG gTTCTACTCCGAATCTGACAAGAATTGTCATCATCAGCTATACAGAGCTAGTAACGTATGACCTAATGAAGGAGGCCCTTGTGAAAAACAATTA CATTTCAGATGATGTACCCTGTCACTTTGTGTCCGCTGTTATCGCTGGATTTTGCACAACGGTTCTGTCCTCTCCAGTGGATGTGGTGAAAACCAGGTCTGTTAACTGTCTACCGGGACGGTACACAAGTGTGTCCGACTGCGCAATGTTGATGCTCACTAAGGAAGGACCATCGGCTTTTTTCAAAGG ATTTGTACCTTCCTTCTTGTGA
- the UCP1 gene encoding mitochondrial brown fat uncoupling protein 1 isoform X2, which produces MLGLTASDAPPTVAVTIFSAGVAAGVADVITFPLDTAIVRLQVQCECQTSSAVRYKSVLGTITTLAKTRGPMKLYNGLPAGLQRQISFASLRISLYESIQEFFTTGKESNLGSRVSAGLTNGGVAVFIGQPTEVVKVRLQAPSSLHGPKPRYTGTYNAYRIIATTEGLMGLWKGSTPNLTRIVIISYTELVTYDLMKEALVKNKPISDDVPCHFVSAVIAGFCTTVLSSPVDVVKTRSVNCLPGRYTSVSDCAMLMLTKEGPSAFFKG; this is translated from the exons ATGCTGGGACTCACAGCCTCAGACGCGCCCCCGACCGTGGCGGTCACGATCTTCTCGGCTGGAGTGGCGGCCGGCGTGGCGGATGTGATCACCTTCCCGCTGGACACGGCCATAGTCCGGCTACAG GTCCAATGCGAATGCCAGACCTCCAGTGCTGTTAGGTATAAAAGTGTCCTGGGAACAATCACCACTCTGGCAAAAACAAGAGGGCCAATGAAACTCTACAACGGGCTGCCTGCTGGCCTCCAGAGACAAATAAGCTTTGCCTCTCTTAGGATCAGCCTCTATGAAAGCATCCAGGAGTTCTTCACCACAGGGAAAGAAAGTAA TTTAGGAAGCAGGGTCTCAGCGGGCCTAACGAATGGCGGCGTGGCCGTGTTCATTGGGCAACCCACAGAGGTAGTGAAGGTCAGACTTCAAGCGCCAAGCAGTCTACATGGTCCCAAACCTCGCTACACTGGGACTTACAATGCTTACAGAATTATAGCAACAACAGAAGGCTTGATGGGGCTTTGGAAAG gTTCTACTCCGAATCTGACAAGAATTGTCATCATCAGCTATACAGAGCTAGTAACGTATGACCTAATGAAGGAGGCCCTTGTGAAAAACAA ACCCATTTCAGATGATGTACCCTGTCACTTTGTGTCCGCTGTTATCGCTGGATTTTGCACAACGGTTCTGTCCTCTCCAGTGGATGTGGTGAAAACCAGGTCTGTTAACTGTCTACCGGGACGGTACACAAGTGTGTCCGACTGCGCAATGTTGATGCTCACTAAGGAAGGACCATCGGCTTTTTTCAAAGGGTAG